The following are encoded in a window of Saccharothrix longispora genomic DNA:
- a CDS encoding NCS1 family nucleobase:cation symporter-1 codes for MALDPATQVTTDADGRVGLSDHRAIADSPHYNPELAPVPLERRTWTTYNFFALWMGMAHNIPSYTLAASLVALGMDWVQAFLTITLGNLIVLVPMLLNSHAGTKYGIPFPVFARAFYGVRGANLVALLRAFIACAWFGIQTWVGGKALHVIVGRLAGDGWVDAPVVLGQVWTLWLCFLGFWVVQMLIIWRGMEAIRKFENWTAPLVSVGFLVLLGYVAVKAGGFGPILSEPSKLGWGADFWKVFFPALMGMIAFWSTLSLNMPDFTRFGGSQRKQAVGQVLGLPTTMSFIAIVAILTTSGAVALYGEAIWDPAELASRFDSTAVVLVALVALVLATISANLAANVVSPSYDFSNAFPKKISFAVGGLITGVIGIVIQPWRLIADPSIYIFAWLGFYGGLLASVAGVFVAGYWVLAKTRLELPDLYLSGRGAYWFTAGWNWRAVVATLVGSVLAVGGAYGGPFPADGLIPFLKPLYDYNWVVGLAGGLLVYLALAPRRENA; via the coding sequence ATGGCCCTCGACCCCGCGACCCAGGTCACGACGGACGCCGACGGCCGGGTCGGGCTGAGCGACCACCGGGCCATCGCGGACAGCCCCCACTACAACCCGGAACTGGCCCCGGTGCCGCTGGAGCGGCGCACCTGGACCACCTACAACTTCTTCGCGCTGTGGATGGGCATGGCGCACAACATCCCCAGCTACACGCTCGCCGCGTCCCTGGTGGCGCTCGGGATGGACTGGGTGCAGGCGTTCCTGACGATCACCCTGGGCAACCTGATCGTGCTGGTCCCGATGCTGCTCAACAGCCACGCGGGCACCAAGTACGGCATCCCGTTCCCGGTGTTCGCCCGCGCGTTCTACGGGGTGCGCGGCGCGAACCTGGTGGCGCTGCTGCGGGCGTTCATCGCGTGCGCGTGGTTCGGCATCCAGACCTGGGTCGGCGGCAAGGCGCTGCACGTCATCGTCGGGAGGCTCGCGGGCGACGGGTGGGTGGACGCCCCCGTCGTGCTCGGCCAGGTGTGGACGCTGTGGCTGTGCTTCCTGGGCTTCTGGGTGGTGCAGATGCTGATCATCTGGCGCGGCATGGAGGCGATCCGCAAGTTCGAGAACTGGACCGCGCCGCTGGTCAGCGTCGGTTTCCTGGTGCTGCTCGGGTACGTGGCGGTCAAGGCGGGCGGGTTCGGCCCGATCCTGTCGGAGCCGTCGAAGCTCGGCTGGGGCGCGGACTTCTGGAAGGTGTTCTTCCCGGCGCTGATGGGCATGATCGCGTTCTGGTCGACGCTGTCGCTGAACATGCCGGACTTCACCCGGTTCGGCGGCAGCCAGCGCAAGCAGGCGGTCGGCCAGGTGCTCGGCCTGCCGACGACGATGTCGTTCATCGCGATCGTGGCCATCCTGACCACGTCCGGCGCGGTGGCGCTGTACGGCGAGGCGATCTGGGACCCGGCGGAGCTGGCGAGCCGGTTCGACTCGACGGCCGTGGTGCTGGTCGCCCTGGTGGCGCTCGTGCTCGCGACGATCTCGGCGAACCTCGCGGCGAACGTGGTGAGCCCGTCCTACGACTTCTCCAACGCGTTCCCGAAGAAGATCAGCTTCGCGGTCGGCGGCCTGATCACCGGCGTGATCGGCATCGTGATCCAGCCGTGGCGGCTGATCGCGGACCCGTCCATCTACATCTTCGCCTGGCTCGGGTTCTACGGCGGCCTGCTGGCGTCGGTGGCGGGCGTGTTCGTCGCCGGGTACTGGGTCCTGGCGAAGACCCGGCTGGAACTGCCCGACCTGTACCTGTCGGGGAGGGGCGCGTACTGGTTCACGGCCGGCTGGAACTGGCGCGCCGTCGTGGCGACGCTGGTGGGCTCGGTGCTGGCGGTGGGCGGCGCGTACGGCGGCCCGTTCCCGGCCGACGGCCTGATCCCGTTCCTGAAACCGCTCTACGACTACAACTGGGTCGTCGGCCTGGCCGGCGGTCTGCTCGTCTACCTGGCGCTGGCGCCACGGAGGGAGAACGCGTGA
- a CDS encoding nitrilase-related carbon-nitrogen hydrolase, translated as MIANAVEAVRSAASRGAQVVCLQELFYGPYFCQVQDADYYSYTEGIPDGPTTELMCQVAEQNGVVLVVPMYEEEQPGVYYNTAAVIDADGTYLGKHRKNHIPQVKGFWEKFYFKPGNLGYPVFDTAVGKVGVYICYERHFPEGWRMLGLNGAQIVFNPSATSRGLSEYLWRLEQTSAAVANEYFVGTINRVGVEPLGDNDFYGQSYFADPRGQLVGDAASDTEEEVVVRDLDMDLLAEVRDLWAFYRDRRPDTYGGLVQP; from the coding sequence ATGATCGCGAACGCGGTCGAGGCGGTCCGGTCGGCGGCGTCGCGGGGGGCGCAGGTCGTGTGCCTCCAGGAGCTGTTCTACGGGCCGTACTTCTGCCAGGTGCAGGACGCGGACTACTACTCCTACACCGAGGGCATCCCCGACGGGCCGACCACCGAGCTGATGTGCCAGGTGGCCGAGCAGAACGGCGTGGTGCTCGTCGTGCCGATGTACGAGGAGGAGCAGCCGGGCGTCTACTACAACACCGCCGCGGTGATCGACGCCGATGGCACGTACCTGGGCAAGCACCGCAAGAACCACATCCCGCAGGTCAAGGGGTTCTGGGAGAAGTTCTACTTCAAGCCCGGCAACCTCGGCTACCCGGTGTTCGACACGGCCGTGGGCAAGGTGGGCGTCTACATCTGCTACGAGCGGCACTTCCCCGAGGGCTGGCGGATGCTCGGCCTGAACGGCGCGCAGATCGTGTTCAACCCGTCCGCGACGAGCCGGGGCCTGTCCGAGTACCTGTGGCGGCTGGAGCAGACGTCGGCGGCCGTGGCCAACGAGTACTTCGTCGGCACCATCAACCGGGTGGGCGTCGAGCCGTTGGGGGACAACGACTTCTACGGCCAGTCGTACTTCGCCGACCCGCGCGGTCAACTGGTGGGCGACGCGGCGTCCGACACGGAGGAGGAGGTCGTCGTCCGCGACCTGGACATGGACCTGCTGGCCGAGGTGCGCGACCTGTGGGCGTTCTACCGGGACCGGCGCCCCGACACGTACGGGGGGCTGGTGCAGCCGTGA
- a CDS encoding LysR family transcriptional regulator — translation MKLELRHLRVVCAIAEAGSLSKASSLLGLAQPALTAQLHRIEALLGGRLFERDHRGARPTPLGELVLERARVLLPAFSRLQEDALRLVDDDAPAERYRVGAVNGPMLGGLVHRLTEARPGAHVSTQVSWSGDELAAMVAAGRLDYVLVGVCGDAPPPSEHGLTWNVVAVDPVFVLLPEDHPLTSRDEVELGALKDVQWAVTPGDGCFGDCFVAACSRAGFTPRTMYEVDIGSCIDLASAGDAVALCQPTFRRTPGLTAMPIAGVPLRWRHLVGWDPEGPAAGFGPDVLRHAAEAYREVAERNPRYTAWLPDHPEYGAVPHRAAVPTAP, via the coding sequence GTGAAGCTCGAACTGCGGCACCTCAGGGTCGTCTGCGCCATCGCCGAGGCGGGCAGCCTGTCGAAGGCGTCCTCGCTGCTGGGCCTCGCCCAACCCGCCCTGACCGCGCAGCTGCACCGGATCGAGGCGCTGCTGGGCGGCAGGCTGTTCGAGCGCGACCACCGGGGCGCCCGCCCCACCCCGCTGGGCGAGCTGGTGCTCGAACGGGCCCGCGTGCTGCTGCCCGCGTTCTCCCGGCTCCAGGAGGACGCGCTGCGCCTGGTCGACGACGACGCGCCCGCCGAGCGGTACCGGGTGGGCGCGGTCAACGGGCCGATGCTCGGCGGGCTCGTGCACCGGCTCACCGAGGCGCGCCCCGGCGCGCACGTGTCCACCCAGGTGTCGTGGTCCGGTGACGAACTGGCCGCGATGGTCGCCGCCGGACGGCTGGACTACGTGCTGGTCGGCGTGTGCGGTGACGCGCCGCCCCCGTCGGAGCACGGCCTGACCTGGAACGTGGTCGCGGTCGACCCGGTGTTCGTGCTGCTGCCCGAGGACCACCCGCTCACGTCGCGCGACGAGGTCGAGCTGGGTGCGCTCAAGGACGTGCAGTGGGCCGTGACGCCGGGGGACGGGTGCTTCGGCGACTGCTTCGTGGCGGCGTGCAGCCGGGCCGGGTTCACCCCGCGCACCATGTACGAGGTGGACATCGGCAGCTGCATCGACCTGGCGTCCGCCGGTGACGCGGTGGCGCTGTGCCAGCCGACGTTCCGCCGCACGCCCGGCCTGACCGCGATGCCGATCGCCGGCGTGCCGCTGCGCTGGCGGCACCTCGTCGGCTGGGACCCGGAAGGCCCGGCCGCCGGCTTCGGGCCCGACGTGCTGCGGCACGCGGCCGAGGCGTACCGGGAGGTCGCCGAGCGCAACCCGCGCTACACCGCCTGGCTGCCCGACCACCCCGAGTACGGCGCCGTGCCGCACCGCGCCGCGGTCCCGACCGCCCCGTGA